From a single Phacochoerus africanus isolate WHEZ1 chromosome 11, ROS_Pafr_v1, whole genome shotgun sequence genomic region:
- the LOC125112187 gene encoding basic salivary proline-rich protein 1-like, translating into MATFRFAFNRRASEPGNEISSATHFGRPYRFLKLCRTASAGYTTPRRPGPLGTVTPPPASGLEVTRAFRPRGGPAIPSALLQRALGGTRGRHRGPVTSGDRVGAQGWVIKQTLGSTRRPQVRPAPPAGRRDGGLDRVTSAATAPHEPARGQRGTVRGPGQSLRQRPLRDRSRHRRPAPQGGAPPPGSPRPARATHRAPPGGRPALSRPPRRGLGSRALPRPHTAHLPGPRLAPWPPSRCGAARPRPPPPPPGRGSPTPRSPPPAAATAAPAYPQPGHSLATSPRAEPAVPHPPPASAARDCWYRPSVTPSPRPIQGLLPRGPTPTLGGRAYRTRSGPPPFNPLRPWKAPLNSLHASTRLSGFSLPPHPAYINWPLTSL; encoded by the coding sequence ATGGCAACGTTTCGGTTCGCTTTCAATCGCCGGGCCAGCGAACCCGGAAATGAAATCTCAAGCGCAACCCACTTTGGACGGCCGTATCGTTTCCTTAAGTTGTGCCGGACTGCGAGCGCGGGATACACGACCCCGAGGAGACCCGGACCCCTAGGCACCGTTACCCCGCCTCCCGCCTCCGGCCTGGAGGTCACTCGCGCTTTTCGGCCACGAGGTGGGCCCGCGATCCCCTCCGCGCTGCTGCAGCGGGCACTCGGCGGGACACGAGGGCGGCACCGTGGGCCAGTCACCTCTGGGGACCGAGTCGGGGCGCAAGGGTGGGTCATTAAACAGACCCTGGGCAGCACGAGGCGCCCCCAGGTAAGGCCCGCGCCTCCGGCGGGCCGAAGAGACGGCGGCCTCGACCGAGTCACTTCGGCCGCGACGGCCCCGCATGAGCCCGCTCGGGGCCAGCGAGGCACCGTGCGCGGCCCGGGCCAGTCTCTGAGGCAGCGGCCGCTCCGGGACCGCTCAAGGCACCGGCGCCCAGCCCCTCAGGGAGgcgccccgcccccaggcagcCCCCGCCCGGCGCGCGCCACGCACCGCGCCCCGCCCGGGGGCCGGCCCGCACTTTCCCGCCCGCCGCGCCGGGGACTGGGGTCGcgcgccctcccccgcccccacactgCTCACCTGCCGGGCCCTAGGCTCGCTCCATGGCCACCCTCGCGGTGCGGTGCGGCGCGGCCTcggccgcccccgccgcctccgGGGAGGGGCAGCCCCACGCCGCGCTCACCGCCCCCAGCCGCCGCCACTGCGGCTCCCGCCTACCCCCAGCCCGGCCATTCCCTGGCCACCTCTCCCCGCGCGGAGCCGGCGGTCCCACACCCACCCCCCGCCTCCGCGGCTCGCGACTGTTGGTACCGTCCTAGCGTAACGCCTTCCCCGCGGCCAATCCAAGGGCTCCTTCCGcgaggccccacccccaccctcggCGGGCGGGCCTACCGGACACGCTCCGGACCGCCCCCCTTTAACCCGTTGCGTCCCTGGAAGGCCCCGCTTAACTCTCTCCACGCCAGTACACGCCTCTCCGGCTTCTCCCTGCCGCCCCACCCCGCTTACATAAACTGGCCTCTCACTTCTCTCTAG